In Deltaproteobacteria bacterium, the following proteins share a genomic window:
- a CDS encoding DEAD/DEAH box helicase: MKNTRFKKTRQSDFVRRRGAGARRREIPRIKPSADARLKKVFARIGAPPKKPFKPDSFQLKAVAAIRKSDCMVSAPTGAGKTWIAQEAIRHIRKKGGKAWYASPLKALTNSKLIEFGIEFGPDDVGILTGDRKENANAPIIVGTTEILRNQLYDAMHEAVDIESDLVILDEAHFLGDDDRGVVWEEVMIYLPVRVHLLLLSATIRNARQVANWLESIRCKSCVVVEETGRPVPLFPLFFHPSGRLLPLIDSKGTDKKVTAYLNSPAPPVLAPPRSLPPFGDIMRVLRKFDLLPAIFFMKSRADCDAALDRCIESPGRSAGDRRKLNNGIDRLIQGHFHLAEHRQMWHLRNALVAAHHSGQLPMWKLVIEHLMTEGLLDAVFATSTVAAGVNFPARSVVFLNSDRYNGHKFVPLNSTEFHQTTGRAGRRGKDRIGFAVIIPGKFMDVRLIADLCTTAPEDVLSQIKVDFSMVLNLLLSHSPDEIKGIFERSFATYLNLVNQQPGLDRKVKEAGQNLMTLLPEALCAEPEFVVDLIRNRAALLNEIKELRRNLVMLETRLSKVANLAPGRLFLDHRNRMYCAVKPLMKRDEQGVLACRVKRNLPMRGRLLKMRWVRPQKVSQILDKVLDLPPFDDPGKIRTLLDRTAEAEAPPALEPLPLGEKELLQLKPVRSRSLYLEHQLDGLICRQCKHFRTCHGKTRGAFKRVLEDFTRMWDGANAVRMRLWNDFVRHLQFLKEEGFVTEDNKLTADGTWASQLRLDQPLLIAEGLRTGVLPDSDPALLAALVAVFVHDRDVEQKLDESAMPRRLLKAFEKMKKALNPLMERKSVRGFEIRPVSLWPAATIYAWAKEQPWDKVLEIAEMAEGDLAMLVTRTADSLRQIGSVKKVYPAVARSALHAIAMILREPVILG, from the coding sequence TTGAAAAATACACGATTCAAAAAGACGCGGCAAAGCGATTTTGTTCGCCGGAGGGGGGCAGGCGCCCGCCGGCGAGAGATTCCAAGGATCAAACCGAGCGCTGATGCCAGACTGAAAAAGGTCTTTGCCCGGATAGGGGCGCCCCCCAAGAAACCCTTCAAGCCGGATTCCTTCCAACTGAAAGCCGTTGCCGCGATTCGCAAATCGGACTGCATGGTTTCGGCCCCGACCGGCGCAGGAAAGACTTGGATCGCCCAGGAGGCCATTCGACACATCCGCAAGAAAGGCGGCAAGGCATGGTACGCGTCGCCCCTAAAGGCCCTGACCAACTCAAAGCTCATTGAATTCGGCATTGAATTCGGCCCTGATGATGTGGGAATATTGACAGGGGACCGCAAGGAAAATGCCAATGCCCCAATTATTGTAGGGACTACCGAGATTTTGCGAAATCAACTCTATGATGCCATGCATGAGGCCGTGGATATCGAGTCAGACCTCGTGATCCTGGATGAGGCCCATTTCCTGGGAGACGATGATCGTGGCGTGGTGTGGGAAGAAGTCATGATCTACCTGCCTGTACGGGTCCACCTCCTGCTCCTTTCGGCCACAATAAGAAATGCTCGCCAGGTTGCCAATTGGCTGGAATCCATTCGGTGCAAGTCCTGTGTGGTGGTAGAAGAGACCGGCCGGCCTGTTCCTCTTTTTCCGTTGTTTTTCCATCCTTCGGGCAGGCTTCTACCCCTCATAGATTCCAAAGGCACGGACAAGAAGGTCACGGCCTATCTGAACAGCCCGGCACCCCCTGTCCTTGCTCCTCCGCGAAGCCTTCCCCCCTTTGGGGATATCATGAGGGTCTTGAGAAAATTCGATCTTCTTCCTGCCATTTTTTTTATGAAATCTCGCGCAGACTGTGACGCGGCCCTTGACCGTTGCATCGAAAGCCCGGGCCGAAGCGCAGGAGATCGACGTAAATTGAACAACGGAATCGATCGCCTGATCCAGGGGCATTTCCACCTGGCAGAGCACAGACAGATGTGGCATTTAAGAAATGCGCTTGTGGCGGCCCATCACAGTGGGCAGCTTCCAATGTGGAAACTCGTCATAGAACACTTGATGACCGAGGGTTTGCTTGATGCGGTTTTTGCTACCTCGACGGTGGCTGCAGGCGTCAATTTCCCAGCCCGAAGCGTGGTGTTCCTGAATTCAGACCGGTACAATGGCCACAAATTTGTACCACTGAACAGCACGGAATTTCATCAGACAACGGGCAGGGCTGGCAGGCGGGGCAAGGACCGTATTGGTTTTGCCGTGATTATTCCGGGAAAGTTTATGGATGTGCGGTTGATTGCAGATCTTTGCACAACAGCGCCAGAAGATGTGCTTAGCCAGATCAAAGTCGATTTTTCCATGGTCCTTAACCTGCTGTTGTCTCATAGCCCTGATGAGATCAAGGGGATTTTTGAGAGATCTTTCGCCACATACTTGAACCTGGTGAACCAGCAACCAGGGCTTGACCGGAAGGTCAAGGAGGCTGGCCAGAACCTCATGACACTCCTTCCTGAGGCCTTGTGTGCCGAGCCGGAGTTTGTTGTCGATCTGATCAGAAACCGGGCTGCTTTGCTCAATGAAATTAAGGAGCTGAGGCGGAATCTTGTAATGCTTGAAACAAGGCTTTCCAAGGTGGCAAACCTGGCGCCAGGACGCCTCTTCCTGGACCACCGCAACCGGATGTACTGTGCTGTGAAACCACTCATGAAGCGAGATGAACAGGGTGTGCTCGCCTGCCGGGTGAAAAGGAATCTGCCGATGCGTGGCAGGCTCCTTAAAATGAGATGGGTGCGGCCGCAAAAGGTTTCTCAAATCCTGGACAAGGTACTGGACTTGCCTCCCTTTGATGATCCAGGCAAGATCCGGACGTTGTTGGATCGTACCGCCGAGGCGGAGGCGCCACCAGCGTTAGAACCTCTACCACTCGGGGAAAAGGAACTCTTACAGCTCAAACCCGTCAGGAGCCGCTCGCTTTATCTTGAACACCAACTTGACGGCCTGATTTGCAGGCAGTGTAAGCATTTCAGGACCTGTCACGGGAAGACCAGAGGAGCTTTCAAGAGGGTCCTGGAAGACTTCACAAGGATGTGGGATGGTGCAAACGCCGTGCGCATGCGACTGTGGAATGATTTTGTAAGACACCTCCAGTTCCTGAAGGAAGAGGGCTTTGTCACCGAGGACAACAAGCTAACCGCTGACGGCACCTGGGCATCTCAGCTCAGGCTCGACCAACCCCTCCTGATTGCCGAAGGCTTGCGTACTGGCGTGTTGCCGGATTCCGATCCTGCTTTGCTCGCAGCCCTGGTGGCGGTCTTTGTGCATGACCGGGATGTGGAGCAGAAGCTGGACGAGTCAGCAATGCCAAGGCGTCTTTTGAAGGCTTTTGAGAAGATGAAAAAGGCCCTTAACCCCTTGATGGAGCGAAAGAGCGTGAGGGGATTTGAAATAAGGCCGGTCTCCTTGTGGCCTGCTGCCACTATTTATGCTTGGGCAAAAGAGCAGCCTTGGGACAAGGTGCTGGAGATTGCAGAAATGGCCGAGGGGGACCTTGCCATGCTGGTCACAAGGACTGCGGACAGTCTCAGGCAGATCGGTTCTGTGAAGAAGGTGTACCCTGCTGTTGCCCGAAGCGCTTTGCACGCAATTGCCATGATTCTCAGGGAACCGGTTATTTTAGGTTAG